tttacggaacagccactacaagaaaacatattatttaccaGGGCGAtattcgttgtaaattcgttgtaaaagggggattacgacgaatttacctcGAAACGCGATTCGTTGTTAATCGTCCGTCGTAAAAGAAGATTCGTCGTAAACGCCACGTAACGGTTACGAGTTAATGAATTCGTCGTAAAGGAGAAGGAAAGCATTCGTCGTAATGTCCACGTAAACACTCGTTGTAACTAACTCGTAAAGGTTCGTCGTAAAGGAGTTGTAAACATTTCGATGTAAAATACACGTAAATgttcgatgtaaattcgttgtaaaatttACGACGACTTTACATCTCTGTCGTTGTAAACTCGATGTAATAGTTTACATCGTATTTACGAGTacttcgatgtaaattcgttgtaaactttacgacgaatttacatcgttattttatttattatattaattatattagtttcatttattattttatttttatttataataaaattggaaattataaaaattaaaatttcaaataataaaaaaacaattgtttagaaaataaatattccataaataaaatttaagttttaatattttacaaaacaaaattataaaaataaaaatctacggGAGTGGTACATCATCAAAGTAGCCGGTCCCGCTCGCTCCCTCTCCGCTCGTTCCCGCTCCCACTGGATCGGTAGATTCGGGATCCCGTTGTTGCATCCCGAGAGCTTCTCGTCTGGCCGCCAACGCTCTCTGCATGGTCGGGTTCCCCATCGCCATAATATCCAACAGGTTCTCGAGAGAGTCTAAACGCTCTTGCTGGGTATCCAATCGAGCCTGCATCTGAGAAGTCTCTTGGGCCCGTCTAGAAGAGTAAGACGAAGTCGCCCTTGCGACTTCGTTGACAGAACCGATTCCCACCGTCCGGCCCTTCTTTCTTGGAGCgacctacaaaaaataatattaaatagttaatattgttgaaatagtaaaattaatttaaactaaagcttttaaattttacctccTCGAAGAT
This window of the Raphanus sativus cultivar WK10039 unplaced genomic scaffold, ASM80110v3 Scaffold4606, whole genome shotgun sequence genome carries:
- the LOC130507485 gene encoding uncharacterized protein LOC130507485, producing the protein MPSLSDLFKMTHAKPDETFVDPASEKLFNTVAARVDERETQLTQQSPDGLPVKLTTEEVDRIFEEVAPRKKGRTVGIGSVNEVARATSSYSSRRAQETSQMQARLDTQQERLDSLENLLDIMAMGNPTMQRALAARREALGMQQRDPESTDPVGAGTSGEGASGTGYFDDVPLP